The following proteins come from a genomic window of Helicobacter sp. MIT 99-5507:
- a CDS encoding TolC family protein, which translates to MKLFYIILLALFFASCASPYTQEELNSEFKLDDFKNSYDLRDEKTDSLFDIFNDDELKKLIDMALLKNSDIFIYDSRLKIAESQLKIAISNLMPSVNGNIGYRFNGDSSIDTSLMASWELDLFGKYTNAKNAYEEQLNIANENLEFFKISLVSDIALAYFNLKIFAK; encoded by the coding sequence ATGAAACTTTTTTACATTATTTTATTGGCATTATTTTTTGCATCTTGTGCATCACCATATACACAAGAAGAATTAAATAGTGAATTCAAACTTGATGATTTTAAAAATAGCTATGATTTAAGAGATGAAAAAACAGATTCTTTATTTGATATTTTTAATGATGATGAACTAAAAAAATTAATAGACATGGCATTATTAAAAAATAGTGATATTTTTATATATGATAGCAGGCTTAAAATCGCAGAATCTCAATTAAAAATCGCAATATCAAATCTAATGCCAAGTGTAAATGGCAATATTGGATATAGATTTAATGGAGATTCTAGCATTGATACAAGTTTGATGGCATCTTGGGAACTAGACTTATTTGGCAAATATACTAATGCAAAAAATGCTTATGAAGAGCAGCTAAATATAGCAAATGAGAATCTTGAATTCTTTAAAATCTCTTTAGTTAGCGATATTGCACTTGCATATTTTAATCTTAAAATATTTGCAAAGTGA
- a CDS encoding TolC family protein codes for MLTQERITNYKELVSVMNTMYESGFINFSDFMENKALLQSEEQNLNNLLNDYESKKNEIRILINDKDYEFTDSNYEFSIPKFYVNLDNSADIILNRPDIKSQISNLNAAIYNLNSTKASAYPTIQISGSLSKALLSPNGITDLAYQILSSLTLPLFSRMEIYENIKISDYTRLEAYYTLEKAIYTALSEIENAIYALNANKNTLNTSLQMLEDNEEILSTLKQSYELGLIDFSEYIQAINSHLSMMKNNNASYFNTISATIYLYRSIGGNKNDIRKNDE; via the coding sequence TTGCTTACACAAGAAAGAATCACAAACTACAAAGAATTAGTTAGCGTAATGAATACTATGTATGAAAGCGGATTTATAAATTTTAGTGATTTTATGGAAAACAAAGCATTATTACAAAGTGAAGAGCAGAATCTAAATAATCTTTTAAATGATTATGAAAGTAAGAAAAATGAAATAAGGATTCTAATAAATGATAAAGATTATGAATTTACAGATTCTAACTATGAATTTAGTATTCCAAAATTCTATGTAAATTTAGATAATAGTGCGGATATAATACTAAATCGCCCGGATATAAAATCACAAATCTCAAATCTAAATGCAGCAATATATAACCTAAACTCTACTAAAGCAAGTGCATATCCTACCATACAAATAAGTGGCTCGCTTAGCAAAGCACTATTATCACCTAATGGAATAACAGATCTAGCATATCAAATACTAAGCTCGCTTACTTTACCATTATTTTCAAGAATGGAAATATATGAAAATATCAAAATTAGCGATTATACAAGACTTGAAGCTTATTATACTTTGGAAAAAGCGATATATACAGCATTAAGTGAAATAGAAAATGCTATATACGCACTAAATGCAAATAAAAATACACTCAATACAAGCTTACAAATGTTAGAAGACAATGAAGAAATTCTAAGCACATTAAAACAAAGCTATGAACTTGGATTAATAGATTTTAGCGAATACATACAAGCAATAAATAGTCATTTATCTATGATGAAGAATAATAATGCATCATATTTTAATACTATTAGTGCGACAATCTATCTATACCGATCTATTGGTGGAAACAAAAATGATATAAGGAAAAATGATGAATGA
- a CDS encoding efflux RND transporter periplasmic adaptor subunit yields the protein MNDIYNNIKKKKTNKFKLLIIAIIVITIIVIAIFVWLKLNEKEEVYITQNPVLQDISQDVSATGTLDPTDTVEVGSQISGTILEVLVDVNDEVKKGQTIALIDPEKLNQSVDNFVAQLQSAKAELYSSEVQLENKQWNYENYLNLYEKTNGKSPSQLQLKTAELEYKNAKADIEVKKAAIAQIETSLKSARIDVKNSIITSPTNGIILSRSVDPGQTVAANFSAPTLFIIAKDLKEMKLISNVLEADIGKVKVGQDIIFSVDSYPNEEFSAKIAKVNYADSSSTSSSSSSSSSSSSTSSSSSNIVSYEVTTYIKNDKLLLRPGMSVTATIKTDVQKNALVVPYQALLYKPNNNSIQKNGNSSNFIMGGPPKRERKSYSQISSKEKIWILENGIPKEIEVEIGISNGKNVQILSKNIDTNTQVILQSQTK from the coding sequence ATGAATGATATTTACAACAATATAAAAAAGAAAAAGACAAATAAATTTAAATTACTAATTATTGCTATTATAGTGATTACAATCATCGTGATTGCTATATTTGTTTGGCTTAAATTAAATGAAAAAGAAGAAGTTTATATAACACAAAATCCTGTATTACAAGATATTTCACAAGATGTTAGCGCAACAGGAACACTAGATCCAACAGATACCGTTGAAGTAGGTAGCCAAATCTCTGGAACAATACTAGAAGTATTAGTAGATGTAAATGATGAGGTAAAAAAAGGGCAAACAATAGCTTTGATTGACCCAGAAAAATTAAATCAATCAGTAGATAATTTTGTAGCACAACTACAATCTGCTAAAGCAGAATTATACAGCTCGGAAGTGCAGCTAGAAAATAAACAATGGAATTATGAAAATTACTTGAATCTTTATGAAAAAACAAATGGAAAATCACCATCTCAATTGCAACTAAAAACTGCAGAATTAGAATATAAAAATGCAAAGGCAGATATAGAGGTAAAAAAAGCAGCAATTGCTCAAATAGAAACATCGCTAAAATCTGCGAGAATTGATGTAAAAAACTCAATTATTACAAGTCCTACAAATGGAATTATTTTATCAAGAAGTGTTGATCCTGGGCAAACTGTGGCGGCAAATTTTTCTGCACCTACGCTTTTTATCATTGCAAAAGATTTAAAAGAAATGAAGCTTATCTCAAATGTGTTAGAAGCTGATATTGGAAAAGTAAAAGTTGGGCAAGATATAATCTTTAGCGTAGATTCCTATCCAAATGAAGAATTTAGTGCAAAAATAGCAAAAGTAAATTATGCAGATTCATCTTCTACATCAAGTAGTTCATCATCAAGTTCTAGTAGCTCAAGCACAAGTTCTAGCTCTTCAAATATAGTGAGCTATGAAGTAACAACATATATTAAAAATGATAAATTATTACTTCGTCCAGGGATGAGTGTAACTGCGACAATAAAAACTGATGTCCAAAAAAATGCCCTAGTAGTGCCATATCAAGCATTGTTATATAAGCCAAATAATAATTCTATACAAAAAAATGGAAATAGCAGTAACTTTATAATGGGCGGACCTCCAAAAAGAGAAAGAAAATCATATTCACAAATTAGCTCAAAAGAAAAGATTTGGATTTTAGAAAATGGAATCCCAAAAGAGATTGAAGTAGAGATTGGAATCTCAAATGGTAAAAATGTCCAAATATTATCAAAAAATATAGACACAAATACGCAAGTTATATTGCAATCTCAAACAAAGTAA
- a CDS encoding ABC transporter ATP-binding protein yields the protein MFIELSNITKYYGEGSNTFQALKGVSLSINQGDFVALMGPSGSGKSTTSNILGCLDVATSGKYIFSDVDVFSLDRNERAMLRRFYIGFIFQGFNLLPRTTALENVELPLLYRGMQKSKRKKIALEALEMVGLDGFEDHTPNKLSGGQQQRVAIARAIASKPLFLLADEPTGNLDTKRSIEIMNILQWLNRDLKITILMVTHESEMASFASREIHFLDGNIDYTKGRH from the coding sequence ATGTTTATTGAATTATCAAACATTACAAAATACTATGGCGAAGGAAGCAATACCTTTCAAGCACTAAAAGGTGTAAGCCTAAGCATAAATCAAGGTGATTTTGTAGCACTTATGGGACCTAGTGGTTCTGGAAAAAGCACTACATCAAATATACTTGGTTGTTTAGATGTTGCAACAAGTGGAAAATATATCTTTAGTGATGTTGATGTATTTAGCTTAGATAGAAATGAAAGAGCAATGCTTAGAAGATTCTACATTGGTTTTATATTTCAAGGTTTTAACCTACTTCCAAGAACTACTGCATTAGAAAATGTAGAATTACCACTACTATATCGTGGTATGCAAAAATCAAAAAGAAAAAAAATAGCACTAGAAGCATTGGAAATGGTTGGATTAGATGGATTTGAAGATCATACACCAAATAAGCTAAGCGGCGGACAACAACAAAGAGTTGCTATTGCTAGAGCTATTGCTAGCAAGCCTTTGTTTTTACTTGCAGATGAGCCAACAGGGAATCTTGATACAAAACGAAGTATAGAGATTATGAATATTTTACAATGGCTAAATAGAGATTTAAAAATCACTATATTGATGGTAACACACGAAAGTGAAATGGCTAGTTTTGCAAGTAGAGAAATACATTTTTTAGATGGTAATATTGATTATACAAAAGGAAGACATTAA
- a CDS encoding ABC transporter permease, with translation MIFNAFLLAFRQISRNPLRAFLTMLGIIIGTGSVIVMISLGNGTTQQIKDNIASLGSNILILTPSRGLDTSGQSLRRYFNQQEVDLIRDRVYGIRALSPMGEGSALIQYKQNSKETATYGVIGEYFIAGNWSMAEGREFRDDEYKSGANVCIIGDSVKNALFKNSDPLGAKIKVGNKEGSIICECVGVLAAKGQGAMGNDQDDVIVFPLKSYLRTLGREKTSINNINRITISLEDGIDSKQKTQEIKQVLNEIRNIDNSKSSNFEIIDTKQIEETLESTTKMLTLFLGTIAGVSLIVGGIGIMNIMLVSVTERTKEIGTRLAIGALENEVLLQFLIEAIVISSFGGLIGVVLSFIISFALANAFELPFVYSISVAIIAFLFSAFIGILFGYLPAKRASKLNPIDALRHE, from the coding sequence ATGATATTTAATGCTTTTTTACTAGCTTTTAGACAAATTAGCAGGAATCCACTTAGGGCATTTTTAACAATGCTAGGGATTATCATTGGAACAGGAAGCGTTATTGTAATGATTAGCTTAGGAAATGGCACAACACAGCAAATAAAAGATAATATAGCAAGTCTTGGAAGCAATATATTAATACTCACACCATCACGAGGACTTGATACATCTGGACAAAGTCTTAGGAGATATTTCAATCAACAAGAAGTAGATTTGATAAGAGATAGAGTCTATGGTATAAGAGCATTATCACCTATGGGTGAAGGAAGTGCTTTAATACAATATAAACAAAATTCTAAAGAAACAGCAACATATGGCGTTATAGGTGAGTATTTTATCGCTGGAAATTGGAGTATGGCAGAAGGTAGAGAATTTAGAGATGATGAGTATAAAAGTGGTGCAAATGTATGCATCATTGGAGATAGTGTAAAAAATGCTTTATTTAAAAATAGCGATCCACTTGGAGCAAAAATCAAGGTAGGAAACAAAGAAGGAAGTATTATTTGTGAATGTGTTGGAGTATTGGCTGCAAAAGGTCAAGGTGCTATGGGTAACGATCAAGATGATGTGATTGTTTTTCCACTAAAATCATATCTAAGAACTCTAGGACGAGAAAAAACATCTATCAATAATATAAATAGAATTACCATATCTCTTGAAGATGGTATAGATTCTAAACAAAAAACACAAGAAATCAAACAAGTGCTAAATGAAATAAGAAATATAGATAATTCAAAGAGTAGTAATTTTGAGATAATAGATACTAAACAAATTGAAGAAACACTTGAAAGCACAACAAAAATGCTAACACTATTTCTTGGAACTATTGCTGGAGTAAGTCTAATAGTTGGTGGAATTGGTATTATGAATATTATGCTTGTATCTGTAACAGAACGAACAAAAGAAATAGGCACTAGACTCGCAATAGGTGCATTGGAGAATGAAGTATTGCTGCAATTTTTAATAGAAGCCATTGTTATTAGCTCATTTGGTGGATTAATTGGTGTAGTATTGTCTTTTATTATTTCATTTGCACTTGCAAATGCTTTTGAACTACCTTTTGTATATAGCATTTCTGTTGCAATTATTGCATTTTTATTTTCTGCATTTATTGGAATCTTATTTGGATATTTGCCTGCAAAAAGAGCATCTAAATTAAATCCGATAGACGCACTAAGGCATGAATAA
- a CDS encoding YfhL family 4Fe-4S dicluster ferredoxin, whose protein sequence is MSLMINDECIACDACREECPNEAIDENDPIYLIDPDKCTECVGYYDEPACISVCPVDAIVADPDNVESIDELKYKFQKLSQRD, encoded by the coding sequence ATGTCTTTAATGATAAATGATGAATGTATAGCTTGTGATGCGTGTAGAGAAGAATGTCCTAATGAGGCTATTGATGAAAATGATCCTATATATTTAATCGATCCAGATAAATGCACTGAATGTGTTGGATATTATGATGAGCCTGCTTGTATTAGTGTATGTCCTGTAGATGCGATAGTAGCAGACCCTGATAATGTCGAGAGCATCGATGAGCTAAAATATAAATTTCAAAAATTATCTCAAAGAGATTAA
- a CDS encoding YkgJ family cysteine cluster protein yields the protein MIQKDGFDFVFDESKCKECGGKCCIGDGYVFLEVDEAQKIAQYLNMSLKDFGMQYLRKVGNRYALKDNEDSADCIFLDSNRECSIYECRPKNCASFPFWDIFKKNPQGAFRECMGVLKK from the coding sequence ATGATACAAAAAGATGGTTTTGATTTTGTATTTGATGAGAGTAAATGTAAAGAATGCGGTGGAAAGTGTTGTATTGGCGATGGGTATGTTTTTTTGGAAGTTGATGAAGCACAAAAAATAGCACAATATCTAAATATGAGTCTTAAAGATTTTGGTATGCAATATTTACGCAAAGTTGGCAATAGATATGCATTAAAAGATAATGAAGATAGCGCTGATTGTATTTTTTTAGATTCTAATAGAGAGTGCAGTATTTATGAGTGCAGACCAAAAAATTGTGCTAGTTTTCCATTTTGGGATATTTTTAAGAAAAATCCACAAGGAGCTTTTAGGGAATGCATGGGTGTATTAAAAAAATAA
- a CDS encoding tRNA1(Val) (adenine(37)-N6)-methyltransferase, with protein MDKKRLDLYQLENGYCYNSDSLFLYHFIKRFLKNDIKLLDIGTGCGVLGLLCARDFKIKLSLSEINDTMAKIALINAKKNNIACDMIVGNILESGLESSKEKFDFIISNPPFYRKDIIDSKNKFIFLARQSENLPLHLLLKFVKSILKPNGTFIFCYDAKEIKNVFNAISDTNFNVDEMAFVYPKVSKNANLVMIKCKISKSQTKILAPLYNFIDKEHSNEAKEIFRLCNTFSIKVSNLEQIL; from the coding sequence ATGGATAAAAAGAGATTAGATTTATATCAGCTAGAAAATGGATATTGTTATAATAGCGATAGTTTATTTTTATATCATTTTATAAAAAGATTTTTAAAAAATGATATAAAATTGCTTGATATTGGCACAGGTTGTGGGGTTTTGGGGCTTTTGTGTGCTAGAGATTTTAAAATAAAGCTTAGTTTAAGTGAGATAAATGATACGATGGCAAAAATTGCATTGATTAATGCAAAAAAAAATAATATTGCTTGTGATATGATTGTTGGCAATATTTTGGAATCTGGTTTAGAATCTAGTAAAGAAAAATTTGATTTTATCATCTCAAATCCGCCATTTTATAGGAAAGATATCATAGATTCTAAAAATAAATTTATTTTTTTAGCAAGGCAGAGTGAGAATCTTCCACTTCATTTATTACTTAAGTTTGTAAAATCTATTTTAAAGCCAAATGGAACTTTTATATTTTGTTATGATGCAAAAGAGATAAAAAATGTTTTTAATGCTATTAGTGATACTAATTTTAATGTAGATGAAATGGCTTTTGTCTATCCTAAAGTATCTAAAAATGCAAATTTAGTTATGATAAAATGTAAAATCTCAAAAAGCCAAACAAAGATTCTAGCTCCATTGTATAATTTTATAGATAAAGAGCATTCAAATGAGGCAAAAGAGATTTTTAGACTTTGTAATACTTTTAGCATTAAGGTATCAAATTTGGAGCAAATACTATGA